The Zygotorulaspora mrakii chromosome 4, complete sequence nucleotide sequence GTCTTTGAAGGCATGGACTTTTGTATACTACCTTCTTCGTGGTGGTAAAAGGTTGGTCATTAAGTGTTTGCTGAATATTCATGAAGTGTTTAGGTATCATGACGTCTATTACGTCTATAATAAAATGTTATTGGATGACCTATGCTCGTGGTTCATATCGCAGGGAAATGAAACCGTCATTAAAAGTCTCGCGATAGAAACGAAGAAGGAGATTGATCTACTAACCAAAGAAGACATCGGCTTTGAATGCATGTCAGATTTCAATCCTGAAACGGGGGAACCAATTTGGGAAAACATGAcaataaaagaaatggaaattttgGCAGAAATTCAATACCAAGAGTCTCAGTTGGCGTCTGATCAACAATCgtgaaatatttatatattgcATTTTTCCTTTAAGAATTGTTCAACAACTTTGCAACGGGATTAAGAGCTTTGATATCGGTAGAATCGGAGGCTTTGCGCACAGGactttcatttctactGCTACTTTCACTGCATGTTTTTTCATCGTATTCGTGATGTTTTTCGTGACTTGATCTTCCTTGCATATCTCGCTGTTTCGCCTCATCTATAACATTCAAATCTATCACACCAAATGAGGAAGCAGATCTTGTTCTTCTATGTTTCTTGGCTACGCCGGAAGGTTTCCGTAGCGTCGTAGCGTTAGTATTACCATTGCTAGGTGCGTGGCTTTTGTTGTTTGACGTTGTGGTAGTGTGAGAACTGCTGAACGTCAAAGCTTGTGGGTTAGATGTGGACGCTGTAGTGGGTATGGTCGATTGAGTACTACTATTTTCCGCATCTTCCTTGTTGAAACTTAATATTGAAGTCATTCCGGAAGGTATCGTAGCATTATATAACTTTGTAATGGGCAGCGAAAGGTTGCGATTGTGGTACGTTGATTTCCTAGAAAACGGCGACTCCGCTGTATGattgtcttcttcttttattaCGATAGAGTCGTTCAAAGCTGCAACGGCTGACGCGCCAATCCTTGCAGGTGAATTAGTTCTCCAGCTCGAAAGCTCCCTGGAGCTGTTAGTCAGTGATACAGGTCTCGGTAGCAGATTACTCCCGGCAGGAGGGAACCTATAGCTGAGGGGCTGTCTGCTCAGAGAGTCTGCGCCTCCAGATCCTGACTCTAGTGAGCTAGATCGGCCATTTTTAGTCGCATTTCGCGACAGTGGAGGAGCCGAAGGCGTCGGATTCGTCCCAGCACCGCTCTTCGCTACCGCAGGTACCGCAGGTACGTGAGAGGACTCTGCACTAAACAGCCTGCTTATCTCCTGCGAGGGAACGCCCAGGTCCCTCGCCAGTTTGAACAGCTCGATCGACCTGTTTATATTCTCCAGTCTGTAGTACTGCTGCTTCGTCCTCTCCTGCTCAACTTTGTAGTCCAGAGCCCTCTCAATCGCTCTCTCGCTTATGTCGCTGTCCTTCAGCTTCGTCCCGAACAAGACCTCCATCAGCGACTTGggttgctgctgctgctcGTCATCCATTGGCGAGTTTGAGTTGTTTGGCGTGTTCAtctagaaaaaaataaaaaaaggaaagaaaacGAAACTCTTGTCCATTTGTTCCACCTTATCTTCCACCTCAAACCGAACTTCCACAGCTCCGTAATTCTGCTAGCACAGTTGTTGTTTAGATCTTTCAACCCACCCTACGCATCTGCTCCAGAGTCACAACTTCTTGAACTAAAAAACCTGGGctcaaaaataaatatatattgcTTGACCGGGAGCATCcttccaaattttgcatAGAACGAATATTCCGAAGCCTACAAGTGCAATTTAGATCGAAGATGTGCCCCTTCGGGAAATATTCCAAACTAGTACTAAGGAACCGTTTTGTGCGATTTTAATGAAAATTACTCACGAAATAACACAGCCAGCAATTCCCGACAACGATATTTGGCATGGCATGCCCAAACAAGGACGACAGCAATTGTAAGAAATGACggtaaaaaaatgtttcttGTAAAATTTGTATTCTATGTAAAGCGGGTACTGCTGAATATATAGTGCCCTCAGTAGACAGGAAAATAGCGGGCCAGCTGTACTGGCGAGTTATACCGTCTCTTCTTCGAACACGGTCTCGATTGGCTTTTCCATAAAGGAGGCGTGGCCGAATACAGTAACGGCAGAGGCACCGATCAACCACAGCAAGGTCGAAATGGGCGATGCCAAGAACCCTAGCGGGATGGCTACAAACATGACGGCTGTGTAGAGCTGGTTGGTCTTGAGTGTGCCGAAGGGGGTGACTAGGTCTTGGCCGTTCAACTTGTTGATACCAGCGAGACTGAGAAACACAAAGACGATGACGAAGAGCAGCAGCGGCTTGGTCAACAAAGTGTAGATACTCAGCAACGCGATGATGGCAGCGTAGTTGGTCGAGTAGTACTTCAAGTTGTATGAAACGCGAGACTG carries:
- the YIP3 gene encoding Yip3p (similar to Saccharomyces cerevisiae YIP3 (YNL044W); ancestral locus Anc_2.269); the protein is MNQLGTLAQVSRFTENLSMDKIKSEFNNIQSRLSSIRPPQEFFNVKNVSKPQNFADLQSRVSYNLKYYSTNYAAIIALLSIYTLLTKPLLLFVIVFVFLSLAGINKLNGQDLVTPFGTLKTNQLYTAVMFVAIPLGFLASPISTLLWLIGASAVTVFGHASFMEKPIETVFEEETV
- the BOP3 gene encoding Bop3p (similar to Saccharomyces cerevisiae BOP3 (YNL042W); ancestral locus Anc_2.270); protein product: MNTPNNSNSPMDDEQQQQPKSLMEVLFGTKLKDSDISERAIERALDYKVEQERTKQQYYRLENINRSIELFKLARDLGVPSQEISRLFSAESSHVPAVPAVAKSGAGTNPTPSAPPLSRNATKNGRSSSLESGSGGADSLSRQPLSYRFPPAGSNLLPRPVSLTNSSRELSSWRTNSPARIGASAVAALNDSIVIKEEDNHTAESPFSRKSTYHNRNLSLPITKLYNATIPSGMTSILSFNKEDAENSSTQSTIPTTASTSNPQALTFSSSHTTTTSNNKSHAPSNGNTNATTLRKPSGVAKKHRRTRSASSFGVIDLNVIDEAKQRDMQGRSSHEKHHEYDEKTCSESSSRNESPVRKASDSTDIKALNPVAKLLNNS